The Vibrio tarriae genome includes the window TATTGAGGTAGTCTTCATGAACATAAATACGACGTACTGGAACACGAATACCTTCACTAGCTTCATTGTTCAAATTATTGATCCCAATGACGACATCCAGAGCCGTGGGGTCCATAAATTCAACACAATGAGCAGCGGTCAACACATAGCGTTCACCTAAGAAACTCCCGCCACAAAACTGCCCATTGAGAGCATTTTGACCACGCTTTACTAAAGCAACAATCGAAGGCCATTCACCTAAAGTGGCATCAGAACCATTGATAATACGTGGCGACACTTGCGCTGTGGATTCAGCATGAATCATTGAAGAAAAAAACACTGACGCGATAGAGCACGCCAACAACGTATAAGCCTTTTTCACAACCTAGTCCTTCTAATTAACTGTGGATATTATTTTGCGTCGATATATTATTCCAATAAATTCAATCTCATGAAAAGAAATGCAATTAATTCTTATTAGATTGTGACCGAAACCTAAATAGTCATACCCCCAGACTTGGCGTTGCAGCTTCAAATAAGAAGGGGATATCTTTTACAACCAACGTCTAACTCTTTGTTTATAATGCGAATAGGCTTCGCCAAATTTGGCTTCTAAAATCCGCTCTTCAGGCTCAATTTGGTATTGATTCATGTACAACACAAAGCCGCCGACTATCACTAAGCTGAGAGCGTTTTCTTGCCAGTAAGCAAGCCCAAAGAGCAGGAGCAGTAAACCGAGATACATAGGGTTACGGCTAAGTGCAAAAACGCCACTGTCTACCACGGTTGCCGCGAGATCCGGAGCCATGGGGTTCACCGTGGTTTTAAA containing:
- a CDS encoding methyltransferase family protein is translated as MTNLELKVPPVAVFLVALALIHLSSILFPTLTLVLPWPNLVMALCFCSSGFWGIAGLLEFRRFKTTVNPMAPDLAATVVDSGVFALSRNPMYLGLLLLLFGLAYWQENALSLVIVGGFVLYMNQYQIEPEERILEAKFGEAYSHYKQRVRRWL